The following is a genomic window from Stenotrophomonas maltophilia.
GTTGGTGGCCAGCCACAGCAGGCCGTCCGCCGACAACGCAGCGGTGGAGATCGGCCCACTCTGCAGCGCGATGCCGGGCATGCCGTCCACGGCATCGAACAGGCGCGGCGTCACCGGCAGCCCGGCACGCAGTGCGCGGCGCAGCTGCGCGCTCTCCAGCCGCACCAGGCCGCGGCTGCCGTTGAGCCACAGATGCCCGCGCGCATCGGCGACCATGCCGGTGATCCCTTCGAGCACGCCGGCCATGTCGGTGCGCACGGCAACGAATCGACCCTCGCCGACGCGCGCGGCCAGTCCGGCTTCGCCGGCCACCAGCAGCAGGTCCTGGTGCTGCAGCACGGCGGTCACCGGCCCTACCGAAAGACCCTGTGCGCTGCCGAAGGTCTCGATGGCCGTCGGGCCCATCCGACGCAGGCCACCATCGGCATAGCCCAGCAGCAGTTGCCCGTGGGCATCCAGGCCCAGCGAGGAGCAGGCCTGCTCGGGCAGGCGCCGCTCGTGTTGCCACTGGCCGGCCTGGTAGTGCAGCACGCCGCGCTCGCCGGTGCATACCCAGGCCTGCGCATCATCGGGAAACAGCAGCGCATGCAGGGGCTGGCCGGTGAACGGTGCGGGCAGCGGAATCAGTGTGGTACGGCCGCCCTGGGTGCGGGCGAGATTGATCCAGTCGAACTGCCAGATCGGTGTGGGCGCCTGCCGCGCAGCGGCCTGCAGCTGCGCGGCACTGCCTTGCAGCAGACTGCGGCGCAGGTCGTAAGGTTTGAGGTCTTCGCCGTAGCCATACACCCGGCCGTCACTGGCGCGCACCAGCGAGCGGTAGGGATCGCTGGGGCCGACCGTGAGGGTGTGCACGCTGCGCGCACGGAAGCGGTTGAGGCCCAGATTGGTGCCGACCCAGAGGTTGCCCTCGCGGTCGGCGATGATCGGTACGGCCGAGGTGGCAGTGAGCCCGTGCGGCGAATCGAAACGTTCCATGCGTACGGCCTGGGTGCCTTCGAAGGTGACCCGGGCCACACCGCCGTGCGGGCTCATCGTGGCCCACAGGGCTCCGTCGGCGGTGAACTGGAGGCGGGCCGCGACCAGCTCCGGCAGGCGTCGCGCCTCGCGCTCGCGCTCGGGCAGCACGCCCTGCGCGTTGGCCAGCGGCGAGGTGCCGCGGATGCGGTCGGCCAGCCACACCTCACCGCTCGGGCTTTCCACCAGCGTCGCCATCTGCGAGACCGCGATGCCGGTGTCGACGAAGGCTGACTGCTGTGGCCGGCGCATCCAGATCCTGAGGTTGGCCAGGACCCAGAAAGTGCCGCGACTGTCGTGCAGCACCCATTGCACGCGGCGTTCCGGCAGGCCGGCACTGCTCGGCAAAGGCTGCCAGTGTTGGCCGTCGAACCAGCGCAGTCCGCCGTTGATCGCGGCCCACAGCCGGCCATCGCGATCCTGGCTGAAATGCGGCACCACCCCGACCGGCACGCCCTGTGGCCGGCCGTAGTTGTGCAGCTGGCCGCCGGCGAGCTGGCTGATGCCGGCCTGGAAGTAGCCGATCCACATCGTGTCATCGCGGCCGACGGCCAGGGTGACCATGTTGGTGGACGGGAAGCGGTTGCCCACGGGGGGCGACTGCCGCTCGAAGCGGCGCCCGTCAAAGCGGTACAGGCCAGAACCGGTGGCCAACCACAGC
Proteins encoded in this region:
- a CDS encoding sensor histidine kinase, yielding MRLMRGRPFPFLRRLPALLTCLLLLTALPALAVQHPLSGSGLPGYEHTAWRVGQGAPGDIWDIAQDRDGLLWLATGSGLYRFDGRRFERQSPPVGNRFPSTNMVTLAVGRDDTMWIGYFQAGISQLAGGQLHNYGRPQGVPVGVVPHFSQDRDGRLWAAINGGLRWFDGQHWQPLPSSAGLPERRVQWVLHDSRGTFWVLANLRIWMRRPQQSAFVDTGIAVSQMATLVESPSGEVWLADRIRGTSPLANAQGVLPEREREARRLPELVAARLQFTADGALWATMSPHGGVARVTFEGTQAVRMERFDSPHGLTATSAVPIIADREGNLWVGTNLGLNRFRARSVHTLTVGPSDPYRSLVRASDGRVYGYGEDLKPYDLRRSLLQGSAAQLQAAARQAPTPIWQFDWINLARTQGGRTTLIPLPAPFTGQPLHALLFPDDAQAWVCTGERGVLHYQAGQWQHERRLPEQACSSLGLDAHGQLLLGYADGGLRRMGPTAIETFGSAQGLSVGPVTAVLQHQDLLLVAGEAGLAARVGEGRFVAVRTDMAGVLEGITGMVADARGHLWLNGSRGLVRLESAQLRRALRAGLPVTPRLFDAVDGMPGIALQSGPISTAALSADGLLWLATNQGLAWLDTTRSHVNTMAPSVRIGDVLYGSEQQPLRDGLRLPAGTSQLQIDYVALSLARPERNRYRYRLSGVDDGWQDAGSSARAYYTNLAPGSYRFEVEAANEDGIWSTAPASRSFRIAPTFMQTVWFKLLCAAIVLALLMMAVRIRSGQLAALFRARLQERHGERERIARDLHDTLLQGSQGLILRLHAISQSAQTPEPVRSQLESAMQLAERNLAEGRERVNALRDGPFAGRDLASALADVHAEYAGHGTNPLRLTVEGTLPSLQSDAAEEVFLIGREAIRNALRHAHASAIEVELSYGTRCFLLHVRDDGVGIADENAAHGHWGLQGMRERAQRLGAELRLWSRPGLGTEVALAVPARRLYHRRAPRWRWPWSRPEHD